The nucleotide sequence TATTATGAGGGAGATCACACTGGTAGAATTGATTTTGAACCAGAATTGGCTTTAGTAATAGGTGAAAAAGGCAGATTCTTAGAAGAAGATGAAATTCTGGACCATGTTTTTGGATATACTATTTTAACTGATGTTTATTCTCTAGATAAACTACAGGTTGGATGGGAAGGAACTATGTTTCATGTTAGATATGGTGAAGGAGAATCCTTTGATAATTCAGCCCCTATAGGACCCTGGGTAGTTACTAAAGATGAAATTGAAAATCCAGAAAATTTAAAATTAAAAAAATATATTAATGATGAATTAGTAGTAGAAAGTAATACTTCAGATTTACTTAGAAGTGTTAAAGAATTTGCCAGTTATTGTTCTACCTTTTTTACTATGAAACCAGAAATTTTAATTTCTACCGGAAATCCTGATGGAGTTGTTTTTGGCACAGATGATGAAGGGATTCCTGTTATTAAAGATGTGCGAGCAAATAAAGTACAGTTAAAACCAGGAGATAAAGTAAGATGTGAAATAGAAAATATAGGA is from Halanaerobiales bacterium and encodes:
- a CDS encoding fumarylacetoacetate hydrolase family protein translates to MKYGTFKFNGKERIGALKDNCLVDVQRAYALYLKEEEGDGQADEMARAIISNDFLEFLESGKEAWEAARTGFKYVKDSPKDKLGINEEFIFYNLEDVKILKPYQPKTIMCAGPELEDPENNDMHDYIEFYLKSSHTIIDPGEEIYYEGDHTGRIDFEPELALVIGEKGRFLEEDEILDHVFGYTILTDVYSLDKLQVGWEGTMFHVRYGEGESFDNSAPIGPWVVTKDEIENPENLKLKKYINDELVVESNTSDLLRSVKEFASYCSTFFTMKPEILISTGNPDGVVFGTDDEGIPVIKDVRANKVQLKPGDKVRCEIENIGKIENPVIDYREVK